The genomic window GCTGGAGGGCTGAGATGCCTGGAATTGCAATTGTCGGTGCCCAGTGGGGCGATGAAGGCAAGGGGAAAATTGTCGATTTTCTGGCCCCCGAAGCCGAGTACGTGGTGCGCTATCAGGGCGGGGCCAACGCGGGCCACACGGTCAACGCGAAGGGCAAGACCTTCAAGCTCAACCTGCTGCCCAGCGGCGTGCTGCACGAGGGCGCGACCAGCATCCTGGGCGACGGGATGGTCATCGACCCCGAGAAGTTCATCGAGGAACGCCGCAACCTGATGGAAGGCGGCCTGAACCCGCGCCTCAAAATCAGTGACCGGGCGCATATCGTGCTGCCGCACCACAAGTATGTGGACGGGCGCAAGGATTTCGTCGGGACGACCGGCAAGGGCATCGGCCCCGCCTACGCGGACCGGGCGCGGCGCGTGGGCATCCGCTTCGGCGACCTCCTCGACGAAGGCGTGCTGCGCGAGCGCATCGAGCGCCTGCTGGAGGCCAAGCCCAACTCGACGCGTGACGCGGGCTGGGCCACCGTCGAGGATGGCCTGAAGTCGCTGGCGCCCATCCGTGAGCAGCTCGCGCCGTTTATTGCCGACACCGGCAGCGAACTGCGTCAGGCCATCAAGGACGGGCGCAAGGTGCTGTTCGAGGGCGCCCAGGCCACGCTCCTCGACCTCAACTACGGCACTTACCCCTTCGTGACGAGCAGCCACCCCACCGTCGGCGGCATTCTGGTCGGCACCGGGGTCAACCACAAGGCGCTGCACCGCGTCTACGGCGTCGCCAAGGCCTTCAACACCCGCGTCGGGCACGGCCCCTTTGCCACTGAGGTCCACGACGAGGCGGGCATTCTGCGCCTGCGCGGCGACGGCTCGCAGCCCTGGGACGAGTACGGCACGACCACCGGGCGGCCCCGGCGTGTCGGCTGGCTCGACCTCGAACTGCTGAAATACGCGGTGGACGTGAACGGCCTTGACGGGCTGGTCATCAATAAGATGGACATTCTGGGCGGCCTCGACGAGATTCCCGTCTGCACCGGCTATGACGAAGGCGGTCAGCCCGTCTTCAAGAAGATGAAGGGCTGGTCGAGCACCGACGGCGTAACTAGTCGCGCGACGCTGCCGAAAGAAGCGCAGGCTTACCTCGACCTCATCGAAGACACCGTGCAGTGCCCCGTCGTCATCTTCTCGGCGGGCCCTGAGCGCGAGAAGACGTATGGGGAAGTGCACTGGGGGTGAGGTTGGGGGCTGGTTTGGGCTGGTGGACCCCCTCACCCCTTTGCTTCGCAAAGGCCCTCTCCCACAAGGGTAGAGGGTCAAAAACGCCTGAGCCCTGAGCTTAAGCTGACCCTCTCCACTGGTGGGAGAGGGCCTTGCCGCAGGCAAGGGGTGAGGGGGCCACCCCGCCAACGTCTCTCCCCAACCCTTCCCTCAAAGGAGTCCCCTTGCCCGACAACCCGAACAACCTCGAACCCCTCACCCGTGAGTGGCTTGCCGCCATCGGCGAAGACCCGGACCGTGAAGGGCTTCAGCGCACGCCGCAGCGCGTCGCCAAAGCCTGGGCGTACATGACCGAGGGCTACGGGCAGACGCTCGCGCAGGTGGTGGGCGAGGGCGTGTTTGCCGCCGAGGGCAGCGAGATGGTCATTGTCAAGGACATCGAGTTTTATTCGATGTGCGAGCACCACATGCTGCCTTTTTATGGCCGCGCCCACGTCGCCTACATTCCCGGCACCCGGATTCTGGGCCTGAGCAAATTCGCCCGCATCGTGGACCTCTACTCGCGCCGCTTGCAGGTACAGGAGCGGATCACCACGCAGGTGGCCGACGCTGTGGAAGAGCTGCTGGCCCCCAAGGGCGTGGCGGTGCTGATGGAAGGCATTCACCTGTGCATGGCGATGCGCGGCGTGCAAAAGCAGAACAGCTCCACGACGACCTCGGCCATGCGCGGCCTCTTCCGTTCCGACCCGCGCACCCGCGCCGAGTTCATGAGCGCTGTGCAGGGAACGCTGCGGGGCCGCTAACCGCAACAGTGCCGGAAGGGAGCCCGCGTGGCTCCTTTTTGCGTTTGCCCCTACCCTGACCCTATGCTCGCGCCGTTTTTGCTGCTGACCCTCGCCGCCACTTCGGTGCCCGGCAAAGCCCCTGTGCCGGGGGCGCCTGCGCTGCCCTACGGTCAGGACCTGCGGGTGCCGGGCAGCAAGGCATCGGTGCGGCTTGAAAAGGATGGGATGGGGACGAACATTTCCTCCCTTTTTCTCGACGAGCAGTACGACACCCTCGGCAAGACCTTCGTGCAGTTTCGCTGCGGTGAGGGAGGCCAGCTCAATTTTTTCCTGAAAACCAAAGTGCCGCTGCTCAGCGAGGCCGATCTCGTGTCTGGCCGCTCGCCGAGCCTCAGCTACCGGGTGGACGGGCAGCAGCCCCGTGCCTTTCCCGGTGTGCTGACGCGCAAAAGCGGCGACTTTGACCGTTTCGTGCTGGCGGTGAGCGACGCGAGTGACGCCCGCTTTCTGGCCGCGTTTCAGGCCGCGCG from Deinococcus radiodurans R1 = ATCC 13939 = DSM 20539 includes these protein-coding regions:
- a CDS encoding adenylosuccinate synthase, with product MPGIAIVGAQWGDEGKGKIVDFLAPEAEYVVRYQGGANAGHTVNAKGKTFKLNLLPSGVLHEGATSILGDGMVIDPEKFIEERRNLMEGGLNPRLKISDRAHIVLPHHKYVDGRKDFVGTTGKGIGPAYADRARRVGIRFGDLLDEGVLRERIERLLEAKPNSTRDAGWATVEDGLKSLAPIREQLAPFIADTGSELRQAIKDGRKVLFEGAQATLLDLNYGTYPFVTSSHPTVGGILVGTGVNHKALHRVYGVAKAFNTRVGHGPFATEVHDEAGILRLRGDGSQPWDEYGTTTGRPRRVGWLDLELLKYAVDVNGLDGLVINKMDILGGLDEIPVCTGYDEGGQPVFKKMKGWSSTDGVTSRATLPKEAQAYLDLIEDTVQCPVVIFSAGPEREKTYGEVHWG
- the folE gene encoding GTP cyclohydrolase I FolE — its product is MPDNPNNLEPLTREWLAAIGEDPDREGLQRTPQRVAKAWAYMTEGYGQTLAQVVGEGVFAAEGSEMVIVKDIEFYSMCEHHMLPFYGRAHVAYIPGTRILGLSKFARIVDLYSRRLQVQERITTQVADAVEELLAPKGVAVLMEGIHLCMAMRGVQKQNSSTTTSAMRGLFRSDPRTRAEFMSAVQGTLRGR